Proteins encoded in a region of the Macaca mulatta isolate MMU2019108-1 chromosome X, T2T-MMU8v2.0, whole genome shotgun sequence genome:
- the CT47C1 gene encoding cancer/testis antigen family 47 member C1 isoform X3, giving the protein MSATGDQDPIQEDRKAPVSQERAQAEAGGDREAGDSGPDSGDMVPVAEVAGVTGPTRGLGEEEGEQAAGLAAAPVVRNPEEDSEIRIVEEEEEEEERNEAGNFDLVAATRRYPIIGFRVEFLDMVHSLLHRIYHNDHILIGMRGGRLMRRPRTAAPSGSNEPALLLVRERLGVGAMGPEGEGLGLLQEAASVPEPEVPADQAEMTREPAEESAEEASEEHAEEAAEEELAEEAAEEPATEEAAAPEEVTKYQHEKWDEKAQDSAGEEEKEQEKEKDEKNKVKNSKGT; this is encoded by the exons ATGTCTGCCACAGGGGATCAAGACCCGATCCAAGAGGACCGGAAGGCCCCAGTGAGCCAGGAGAGAGCACAGGCCGAGGCGGGAGGTGACCGGGAGGCTGGTGACTCTGGCCCCGACAGTGGCGACATGGTGCCCGTGGCTGAGGTGGCCGGAGTCACAGGGCCCACGAGAGGCCTcggggaggaggagggtgagcaGGCGGCAGGCTTGGCCGCAGCCCCTGTGGTCAGGAACCCCGAGGAAGACTCAGAGATCAGGATAGTA gaggaggaggaggaggaggaagagaggaatgaGGCGGGCAACTTTGACTTGGTCGCGGCCACCCGTCGCTACCCCATAATAGGCTTTCGCGTGGAGTTTCTGGACATGGTCCACTCCCTTCTCCACCGCATCTATCACAACGACCACATCCTGATCGGGATGCGTGGCGGCCGCCTGATGCGGAGGCCCCGCACTGCGGCGCCCAGTGGCTCAAATGAGCCCGCACTGTTGCTGGTGCGTgagaggctgggcgtgggggcCATGGGCCCTGAGGGCGAGGGCCTGGGCCTGCTCCAGGAGGCCGCGTCGGTCCCAGAACCTGAGGTGCCAGCAGACCAGGCTGAGATGACCAGGGAGCCTGCAGAAGAGTCCGCAGAGGAGGCCTCAGAGGAGCACGCAGAGGAGGCCgcagaggaggagcttgcagagGAGGCCGCAGAGGAACCGGCCACAGAGGAGGCTGCTGCTCCCGAGG AAGTCACTAAATATCAGCATGAAAAGTGGGATGAAAAGGCCCAAGATTCTGCAGGcgaggaagagaaagaacaagaaaaagagaaggatgaGAAAAACAAGGTGAAGAACTCCAAAGGGACCTAG
- the CT47C1 gene encoding cancer/testis antigen family 47 member C1 isoform X1, with protein sequence MSATGDQDPIQEDRKAPVSQERAQAEAGGDREAGDSGPDSGDMVPVAEVAGVTGPTRGLGEEEGEQAAGLAAAPVVRNPEEDSEIRIVVEMVEEEEEEEEEEEEEEEEEEEEEEEEEERNEAGNFDLVAATRRYPIIGFRVEFLDMVHSLLHRIYHNDHILIGMRGGRLMRRPRTAAPSGSNEPALLLVRERLGVGAMGPEGEGLGLLQEAASVPEPEVPADQAEMTREPAEESAEEASEEHAEEAAEEELAEEAAEEPATEEAAAPEGEERATCSGGEAGTRASEEVTKYQHEKWDEKAQDSAGEEEKEQEKEKDEKNKVKNSKGT encoded by the exons ATGTCTGCCACAGGGGATCAAGACCCGATCCAAGAGGACCGGAAGGCCCCAGTGAGCCAGGAGAGAGCACAGGCCGAGGCGGGAGGTGACCGGGAGGCTGGTGACTCTGGCCCCGACAGTGGCGACATGGTGCCCGTGGCTGAGGTGGCCGGAGTCACAGGGCCCACGAGAGGCCTcggggaggaggagggtgagcaGGCGGCAGGCTTGGCCGCAGCCCCTGTGGTCAGGAACCCCGAGGAAGACTCAGAGATCAGGATAGTAGTGGagatggtggaggaggaggaggaggaggaagaggaggaggaggaagaggaggaggaggaggaggaggaggaggaggaggaggaagagaggaatgaGGCGGGCAACTTTGACTTGGTCGCGGCCACCCGTCGCTACCCCATAATAGGCTTTCGCGTGGAGTTTCTGGACATGGTCCACTCCCTTCTCCACCGCATCTATCACAACGACCACATCCTGATCGGGATGCGTGGCGGCCGCCTGATGCGGAGGCCCCGCACTGCGGCGCCCAGTGGCTCAAATGAGCCCGCACTGTTGCTGGTGCGTgagaggctgggcgtgggggcCATGGGCCCTGAGGGCGAGGGCCTGGGCCTGCTCCAGGAGGCCGCGTCGGTCCCAGAACCTGAGGTGCCAGCAGACCAGGCTGAGATGACCAGGGAGCCTGCAGAAGAGTCCGCAGAGGAGGCCTCAGAGGAGCACGCAGAGGAGGCCgcagaggaggagcttgcagagGAGGCCGCAGAGGAACCGGCCACAGAGGAGGCTGCTGCTCCCGAGGGTGAGGAACGGGCTACCTGCAGTGGCGGGGAGGCAGGGACCCGTGCATCCGAGG AAGTCACTAAATATCAGCATGAAAAGTGGGATGAAAAGGCCCAAGATTCTGCAGGcgaggaagagaaagaacaagaaaaagagaaggatgaGAAAAACAAGGTGAAGAACTCCAAAGGGACCTAG
- the CT47C1 gene encoding cancer/testis antigen family 47 member C1 isoform X2, with amino-acid sequence MSATGDQDPIQEDRKAPVSQERAQAEAGGDREAGDSGPDSGDMVPVAEVAGVTGPTRGLGEEEGEQAAGLAAAPVVRNPEEDSEIRIVEEEEEEEEERNEAGNFDLVAATRRYPIIGFRVEFLDMVHSLLHRIYHNDHILIGMRGGRLMRRPRTAAPSGSNEPALLLVRERLGVGAMGPEGEGLGLLQEAASVPEPEVPADQAEMTREPAEESAEEASEEHAEEAAEEELAEEAAEEPATEEAAAPEEVTKYQHEKWDEKAQDSAGEEEKEQEKEKDEKNKVKNSKGT; translated from the exons ATGTCTGCCACAGGGGATCAAGACCCGATCCAAGAGGACCGGAAGGCCCCAGTGAGCCAGGAGAGAGCACAGGCCGAGGCGGGAGGTGACCGGGAGGCTGGTGACTCTGGCCCCGACAGTGGCGACATGGTGCCCGTGGCTGAGGTGGCCGGAGTCACAGGGCCCACGAGAGGCCTcggggaggaggagggtgagcaGGCGGCAGGCTTGGCCGCAGCCCCTGTGGTCAGGAACCCCGAGGAAGACTCAGAGATCAGGATAGTA gaggaggaggaggaggaggaggaagagaggaatgaGGCGGGCAACTTTGACTTGGTCGCGGCCACCCGTCGCTACCCCATAATAGGCTTTCGCGTGGAGTTTCTGGACATGGTCCACTCCCTTCTCCACCGCATCTATCACAACGACCACATCCTGATCGGGATGCGTGGCGGCCGCCTGATGCGGAGGCCCCGCACTGCGGCGCCCAGTGGCTCAAATGAGCCCGCACTGTTGCTGGTGCGTgagaggctgggcgtgggggcCATGGGCCCTGAGGGCGAGGGCCTGGGCCTGCTCCAGGAGGCCGCGTCGGTCCCAGAACCTGAGGTGCCAGCAGACCAGGCTGAGATGACCAGGGAGCCTGCAGAAGAGTCCGCAGAGGAGGCCTCAGAGGAGCACGCAGAGGAGGCCgcagaggaggagcttgcagagGAGGCCGCAGAGGAACCGGCCACAGAGGAGGCTGCTGCTCCCGAGG AAGTCACTAAATATCAGCATGAAAAGTGGGATGAAAAGGCCCAAGATTCTGCAGGcgaggaagagaaagaacaagaaaaagagaaggatgaGAAAAACAAGGTGAAGAACTCCAAAGGGACCTAG